A region of Theileria annulata chromosome 2, complete sequence, *** SEQUENCING IN PROGRESS *** DNA encodes the following proteins:
- a CDS encoding uncharacterized protein (hypothetical protein;~8 probable transmembrane helices predicted for TA13905 by TMHMM2.0 at aa 93-115, 248-270, 282-304, 319-341, 348-370, 400-422, 474-496 and 506-525), which translates to MTGTKDTKGTGTKANTTKANGTKVNIPKANNAKANLKVKTIGNIFDNKDTRINNELEKIRINDLKLVTSKTKFNKELIKLKDDSKHKDNPLRGRLVVCIFTSTAIIFTFFAQMIYNKTTFGGRCISRILYKNESNFIPIGHGACENNLLTNATKRVFMGPSEADKGWPIIKTTNIEREIKWYFPFETDSNTFQINSIFSFGGLETNYIRNYKEYFRLFWSMFMHKGVAHLLINLLSQIQILWIIEPDWGFIRTFLLYFISGLGSSITSASLDPCFITIGSSGALYGLYGGLLPYIIVLGNITISNFLDNFPHYFHCKNFYTIRQLDYIIKLIGIIGVLMGFTQNIDNYAHLGGCIFGLLWGFSTIRSISIFDACPRPTIDLDITPKRRSLNPPKGFPSYITTSSLVIYPLKELIIYLVLSPLRGYCLTKHRNVIIDLKGKNIKFSEETRNKFDFIFKRMEKNGTSVFKNRLREWIVRIISITLLVSPVTVLVHTYLDIAPKGAPIFPEGAFYILIISLVMTLLLFEEKMYSKFKPWGQMKFSGFAKCTCCYIKPEKLQRLQLPINTFWCFDDSDTANNLCQLQSGLDGGVINTTKAAALHLLGYLT; encoded by the exons ATGActggtactaaggatactaaggGTACAGGTACTAAGGCTAATACTACTAAAGCTAATGGTACTAAGGTTAATATTCCTAAGGCTAATAATGCTAAGGCCAATTTGAAGGTAAAAACAATtggtaatatatttgataataaagatacaagaataaataatgaattggaGAAGATTAGAATAAATGATTTGAAATTAGTAACAAGTAAAACgaaatttaataaagaattaattaaattaaaagatgATTCAAAACATAAAGATAATCCTTTAAGAGGTCGACTTGTTGTTTGTATCTTCACATCAACTGCTATCATCTTCACATTCTTTGCACA gatgatatataataaaacaacATTTGGTGGTAGATGTATATCtagaatattatataaaaatgagagtaattttatacctATTGGACATGGTGCTtgtgaaaataatttattaactaatGCTACTAAACGAGTATTTATGGGACCATCAGAAGCTGATAAAGGTTGGccaataataaaaacaacaaataTTGAACGAGAAATCAAATGGTATTTTCCATTTGAAACTGATTCCAATACATTTCAAATCAATTCTATCTTCTCATTTGGTGGTCTAGAAACTAATTATATTCGtaattataaagaatattttag ATTATTTTGGAGTATGTTTATGCATAAAGGCGTAgcacatttattaataaatttattatcacaaatacaaatattatggATTATTGAACCA GATTGGGGTTTTATTCgtacatttttattatattttataagTGGATTGGGTAGTAGTATAACATCAGCATCATTAGATCCTTGTTTTATTACTATAGGATCATCTGGTGCACTTTATGGTCTATATGGTGGTTTATTACCATATATTATTG TATTGGGTAACATTACCATATCCAATTTTCTTGATAATTTTCCTCATTATTTCCattgtaaaaatttttatacaattagACAATTggattatataattaaattaattgga ATAATTGGAGTATTAATGGGATTTACAcaaaatattgataattatgCACATCTT GGTGGATGTATATTTGGATTACTTTGGGGATTTAGTACAATTCGTAGTATATCAATATTTGATGCAT GTCCACGGCCAACCATCGACTTAGATATTACCCCTAAAAGGCGTTCTCTTAACCCCCCGAAGGGGTTCCCTAGTTATATCACTACTAgttccttagttatatatccATTAAAGgagttaattatatactta GTACTTAGTCCCCTCAGGGGGTactgcttgaccaagcaccgtaatgtAATAATAGATTTGAAAGGAAAGAATATAAAGTTTAGTGAAGAAActagaaataaatttgattttatatttaaacgTATGGAAAAAAATGGTACAAgtgtttttaaaaatagATTACGTGAATGGATTGTACGAATTATTTCAATTACACTTTTGGTATctcccgttacggtgcttgtaCACACCTACTTAGATATTGCCCCCAAAGGGGCTCCCATATTCCCCGAAGGGGCCTtctatata TTGATAATAAGTTTGGTAATgacattattattatttgaagaGAAAATGTATAGTAAATTTAAGCCATGGGGACAAATGAAGTTTTCTGGATTTGCAAAATGTACTTGCTGTTATATTAAACCAGAAAAATTACAACGACTTCAATTACCAATTAATACTTTTTGGTGTTTTGATGATTCTGATACTGCCAATAATTTATGTCAACTTCAAA gTGGATTAGATGGAGGAGTAATTAATACAACTAAAGCTGCCGCACTACATTTATTAGGATATCttacataa
- a CDS encoding proline synthetase associated protein, putative (chr2.C.cand.208 - PF01168 Alanine racemase, N-terminal domain UPF0001, possible proline synthetase associated protein) → MSYIEKWLELRNEIENFGVELLVVTKNCEKTLINELYKLGQINFGENRVQELYEKSRELDSTIKWHFIGHLQSNKCGKLLEVPNLYMIQSLDSLELCNLLILKTEKLNREINVLIQVNTTLKTTQYVTRILESQRLKFCGLMTIGDGGIECFQRLNMIKNVLMEQFIQCKGLGDEFIMSMGMSNDYKLAIQMGSNHIRIGSLIFN, encoded by the exons ATGAGTTATATTGAGAAATGGTTAGAATTGAGGAATGAGATTGAGAATTTTGGAGTTGAATTATTAGTTGTAACAAAAAATTGTGAAAAAactttaattaatgaattgtataaattaggtcaaataaattttggAGAGAACAGAGTACAAGAATTATATGAAAAGTCTAGAGAATTGGATTCCACAATAAAATGGCATTTTATAGGTCATTTACAAAGTAATAAATGtggaaaattattagaagTTCCCAATTTATATATGATCCAGTCATTAGATTCTTTGGAATTAtgtaatttgttaataCTAAAGACggaaaaattaaatagaGAAATTAATGTCCTTATACAAGTAAATACAACATTAAAAACAACACAATATG TTACGAGAATATTGGAATCACAGAGATTGAAATTTTGTGGTTTAATGACAATTGGTGATGGTGGAATTGAATGTTTTCAAAGattaaatatgattaaaaatgttttaatgGAACAATTTATACAGTGTAAAGGATTAGGTGATGAATTTATCATGAGTATGGGCATGTCAAATGATTATAAATTAGCTATACAAATGGGTTCAAATCATATACGTATAGGatcattaatattcaattaa
- a CDS encoding uncharacterized protein (chr2.cand.311 - hypothetical protein;~1 probable transmembrane helix predicted for TA13890 by TMHMM2.0 at aa 993-1015): protein MVIGNMDSTHPKNETTKIDKGNVTIKTGTVENGECKTATPPKITGGSGKHASKEGKGATLTLSVTDATSLAAIEDTSATQCNVSVDTDKLTIKYTDTAVTAAETAASTNKLQSANLTLNASSGGGNPDALTYKFPRPITLNSTITVKLKLQDTNITITQSGTSNTVKATLTTIASKSTTLTTLKTGVDLNLTTGPLQTPKLKLNNEAIKTSTELKTGEKITLTGNIGTGTTIEATGPIEITDKNGQPSDTSLTLSDGATVNLSGGLTGSGNLTIDNSKATLSGVNLAAVQYDPKELHDVHKTYNCCYYGKFNLWKRYQYAPDWTKPTETTPVHAYLSNFFDLLMVIKISLGLHFTNACGTEGNPANDADNAVTLSAGSFQSKATIKVTDYNFQSLKLVSGQSLTISINSGTIKNATNNLQIGSPELTKDTVLVLNANGSLSGGSVSGNVPVTLKGIIVVTSTDKPIGKNTLTITGSGTSNGVSGTLNLGNQTSPPKHMTITGGTTSKITIDKTAYDNLTDKTTNTLKIGASHSTPRDPTNATGYNHTQDTSIGIHANILKTAAGASESEPSDGLRALAKALHDKANNLNDAVKNVADNENAAKVLKHKAGTNDQASDSKYLRGLAEKLYESAQALADKVTGSPDDDGKANDLAEAVGESESATGIRKELKALAGAKGTDLNAPAQAVKTAYENGLNGVKPKFEAVKGQKEKYTDPAKYQAVVDAWNAFNAVYNPEEQLMDAVNSLQGALNQLADASIINLHSKAEEVKKKFEGWGTGVKSKFELVQKQENAYTAERSYILINSTGLLFILSLYLVRMVTKTEYVFHKVGDDKNGFGGWRTYKKHKPGGSGGCADDEPVVHNWFWHFFDILDASQNRLTITYKGDDKAKVENAGYTEEQVAGTTNYKYTVTDAKNITYTIVTTSQLTDSSATATGTVTIEYGHIFAEGFISLEDPEASEHKPGGSGGCADAAEADNLVHAWIWHFFDILIVLKILLTAILYIHSTPAILWTLAYGIYTDTKIKEAITKYPPDPSIKTINYGTPPNCNANQATANGTASIEAPTDLGATLTITTIYS, encoded by the exons ATGGTGATTGGTAATATGGATAGTACTCATCCTAAGAATGAGACTACTAAAATTGATAAGGGTAATGTTACTATTAAAACTGGTACTGTTGAAAATGGTGAGTGTAAAACTGCTACTCCTCCTAAAATTACTGGTGGCAGTGGTAAGCATGCTTCTAAGGAGGGTAAGGGCGCTACTCTTACTCTTAGCGTTACTGATGCTACTTCTCTTGCTGCTATTGAGGATACTAGTGCTACTCAGTGTAATGTTAGTGTGGATACTGATAAActtactattaaatatactgATACTGCTG TCACCGCTGCTGAAACTGCTGCTTCTACTAACAAACTACAATCTGCTAACCTCACGCTCAATGCTAGTAGTGGTGGTGGTAATCCTGATGCTCTAACCTATAAATTTCCCAGGCCTATAACTCTCAACAGCACTATTACTGTCAAATTAAAACTTCAAGACACTAACATCACCATCACTCAATCCGGTACTAGCAATACGGTCAAAGCCACTCTCACTACCATCGCTTCCAAATCCACTACTCTCACTACTCTCAAAACTGGTGTAGATCTCAATCTTACTACTGGACCTCTGCAAACCCCTAAACTCAAACTAAATAACGAAGCTATCAAGACCTCTACTGAGCTCAAGACAGGTGAGAAAATCACACTCACTGGAAACATCGGCACTGGTACTACCATCGAGGCCACTGGTCCTATAGAAATCACCGACAAGAATGGACAACCTTCTGATACTTCTCTCACACTCTCCGATGGTGCTACTGTTAATCTCTCTGGTGGTCTCACAGGGAGTGGCAATCTCACCATCGATAATAGTAAAGCTACTCTCTCCGGTGTTAATCTTGCAGCTGTCCAGTATGATCCCAAGGAACTTCACGATGTTCACAAAACTTATAACTGTTGTTACTATGGTAAGTTCAATCTATGGAAACGATACCAATACGCCCCTGATTGGACAAAACCCACTGAAACTACTCCTGTTCATGCTTACCTATCGAACTTCTTTGATCTATTAATGGTTATTAAGATTTCTCTAG GTCTACATTTCACTAATGCCTGTGGTACTGAAGGTAATCCCGCTAATGATGCTGATAATGCTGTTACTCTAAGTGCTGGTTCTTTTCAGTCTAAGGCTACCATCAAAGTCACAGACTATAATTTTCAATCACTCAAACTCGTTAGTGGTCAAAGTCTTACTATCTCCATCAACAGCGGAACTATCAAGAATGCTACTAACAATCTCCAAATCGGTAGTCCTGAACTCACTAAGGATACTGTTCTGGTGCTTAATGCCAACGGCAGTTTAAGTGGTGGAAGTGTTAGTGGTAATGTTCCAGTTACTCTTAAAGGTATTATTGTGGTAACCTCCACCGATAAACCTATTGGGAAAAATACACTCACCATCACTGGTTCTGGTACCAGCAATGGTGTGAGTGGAACCCTCAATCTCGGGAATCAAACCAGTCCTCCTAAGCATATGACAATCACTGGTGGTACTACTAGTAAAATCACTATCGATAAGACTGCCTACGACAATCTAACTGATAAGACTACAAATACTCTTAAGATTGGTGCAAGCCATAGTACTCCTCGTGATCCTACTAATGCTACAG GGTATAATCATACTCAAGATACTTCAATAGGAATTCATGCCAACATACTTAAAACTGCAGCTGGTGCAAGTGAATCCGAACCTTCTGATGGACTTCGAGCACTGGCTAAAGCACTACACGATAAAGCCAATAACCTTAACGATGCTGTAAAGAATGTTGCTGATAATGAGAATGCTGCCAAAGTACTCAAGCATAAGGCTGGTACAAATGATCAAGCATCTGATTCTAAATACCTAAGAGGACTAGCAGAAAAACTGTATGAATCAGCTCAAGCACTAGCTGATAAAGTTACTGGTAGTCCTGATGATGATGGTAAAGCCAATGATCTTGCCGAAGCTGTCGGTGAGAGTGAATCCGCTACTGGAATTAGAAAGGAACTCAAAGCACTTGCTGGTGCTAAAGGTACTGATCTAAATGCTCCGGCCCAAGCTGTTAAAACTGCATACGAAAACGGCCTTAATGGTGTAAAACCTAAATTCGAAGCAGTTAAGGGACAAAAAGAAAAATATACCGATCCTGCTAAGTATCAAGCAGTTGTAGATGCCTGGAATGCTTTCAATGCTGTGTATAATCCTGAAGAACAACTCATGGATGCTGTAAATAGTCTCCAAGGGGCACTCAATCAACTCGCAGATGCCAGTATTATTAATCTCCATAGCAAGGCTGAGGAAGTAAAAAAGAAATTTGAAGGTTGGGGTACTGGCGTTAAATCTAAATTCGAGTTGGTTCAGAAACAAGAAAATGCATACACTGCAG AGAGGTCATATATCCTAATAAATTCTACTGGATTGTTATTCATTCTTTCTCTCTATTTGGTCAGAATGGTAACTAAAACTGAATACGTATTTCACAAAGTTGGTGATGATAAAAATGGTTTCGGAGGTTGGAGAACATACAAAAAACACAAACCAGGAGGATCAGGGGGATGCGCCGACGATGAACCTGTTGTTCATAATTGGTTCTGGCACTTCTTTGATATCCTG GATGCTAGTCAGAATCGGCTTACTATTACATATAAGGGTGACGATAAGGCTAAGGTTGAGAATGCTGGTTATACAGAGGAACAAGTTGCTGGTACTACTAATTATAAGTATACTGTTACCGATGCTAAAAATATAACTTATACTATTGTAACTACTAGCCAGCTTACTGATAGTAGTGCTACTGCTACTGGTACTGTTACTATTGAATATGGTCATATATTTGCTGAAGGATTCATTTCGCTTGAAGATCCTGAGGCATCCGAACACAAACCAGGAGGATCAGGGGGATGCGCCGACGCTGCTGAAGCTGATAATCTTGTTCATGCTTGGATATGGCACTTCTTTGATATCCTTATAGTCCTTAAGATCTTACTTACGGccattttatatattcactCCACTCCAGCCATTCTATGGACTCTAGCTTACGGAATCTATACTGAtactaaaataaaagaagCAATAACTAAATATCCTCCTGATCCTAgtattaaaacaattaacTATGGTACTCCTCCTAACTGTAATGCTAACCAGGCTACTGCTAATGGTACTGCCAGCATTGAAGCTCCTACTGATCTTGGTGCTACTCttactattactactatataTTCCTAA
- a CDS encoding uncharacterized protein (chr2.C.cand.211 - hypothetical protein, signal peptide;~secreted protein, putative;~Signal peptide predicted for TA13885 by SignalP 2.0 HMM (Signal peptide probability 1.000, signal anchor probability 0.000) with cleavage site probability 0.976 between residues 17 and 18), with the protein MKFVILALLALASGLHAKKLDLKPLGFVLFGKHGEGTKTSVASGACPLGTLPDTVFLHKTFEKAGHFFTWVRPVHGKVDEVVCGTHAVWKAAAGEVLLDLHFVGKKDSDKFVHLELFHPAVGSHHLFLKFVADGALAGYLGMAAFVVGVHGLVAELPKVEGLPAHPLVHALVAHAAHVAHGAADGLGAEGAALVAA; encoded by the coding sequence ATGAAGTTTGTGATATTAGCTTTACTTGCCTTGGCATCTGGACTCCATGCCAAGAAATTGGACCTCAAGCCATTAGGCTTTGTCCTTTTTGGAAAGCATGGTGAAGGTACTAAAACCTCTGTTGCATCTGGAGCATGCCCACTCGGAACTCTTCCCGACACTGTATTCCTTCACAAGACCTTTGAAAAGGCAGGTCATTTCTTCACATGGGTTAGACCAGTACATGGTAAGGTTGATGAGGTGGTATGTGGAACCCATGCTGTTTGGAAGGCTGCTGCCGGTGAAGTACTTCTTGATTTACACTTTGTAGGTAAAAAGGACTCTGATAAGTTTGTCCACTTGGAACTTTTCCACCCAGCTGTAGGTTCACACCACCTATTCCTCAAATTCGTTGCCGATGGTGCTCTTGCTGGTTATCTTGGTATGGCAGCCTTTGTAGTTGGCGTTCATGGATTAGTCGCCGAACTTCCTAAAGTTGAAGGTCTTCCTGCTCATCCACTTGTCCATGCTTTGGTTGCTCATGCCGCTCATGTCGCTCATGGTGCTGCTGATGGTCTTGGTGCTGAGGGTGCTGCACTTGTTGCCgcttaa